Proteins encoded within one genomic window of Gigantopelta aegis isolate Gae_Host chromosome 2, Gae_host_genome, whole genome shotgun sequence:
- the LOC121380073 gene encoding kelch domain-containing protein 1-like, with translation MASESSKNVVETLGNDICLSWKKLPCYFPCGEGHVSCELGGKIYAFGGVSQDGEELRESNDLFLFDPAAQNPSWTKLVVKGSPPPPRSAAGLAAVDNKLYLFGGLSHAFGWFDDLYRFDIDSRTWSVFNCEGQRPSARDKLQCAVVDKRIFFFGGFGPKSADADLEDDDDDDEEIEETGNQEGAEFGWFNDLFVLDTERNKWSQPVQMNLGVPTARAAHAMCRMGRDIVVFGGRGIDARQNDLHIYNTDTRKWQMDLKVEGRQPEPRSFHTISAVNNRLVVIGGRGLKNQHFSEIHIFDADTKQWLQPSVSGDVPSARGQHSAVVAGDSLVVCGGSANFSDEMMQCHNHFSDTYLVKTADVIKGGCTDKKPDTPVRNGLS, from the exons atgGCAAGCGAAAGTAGTAAGAATGTTGTCGAAACACTAGGAAATGACATTTGTCTGTCTTGGAAGAAGCTGCCCTGCTATTTTCCTTGTGGGGAGGGCCACGTAAGCTGTGAACTGGGCGGCAAAATCTACGCATTTGGCGGAGTTTCCCAGGATGGCGAAGAACTACGAGAGTcgaatgatttgtttttatttgatccAG CTGCACAGAATCCGAGCTGGACAAAGTTGGTCGTGAAGGGAAGTCCGCCACCCCCGCGGTCTGCTGCCGGTCTGGCTGCAGTTGACAACAAACTCTACCTGTTTGGAGGACTCAGTCATGCCTTTGGCTGGTTTGATGATCTTTATAGATTTGATATAG ATTCCCGGACGTGGTCTGTTTTCAACTGTGAGGGTCAGCGGCCGAGCGCGAGAGACAAACTCCAGTGTGCTGTTGTAGATAAGCGGATCTTCTTCTTCGGTGGTTTTGGTCCAAAGTCGGCCGATGCAGACCTAGAG gatgatgacgacgatgatgaagaaATTGAAGAAACGGGAAATCAGGAGGGAGCCGAGTTTGGCTGGTTCAACGATCTGTTTGTGCTTGATACAG AAAGAAACAAGTGGTCTCAGCCGGTGCAGATGAACCTGGGAGTGCCGACTGCGCGAGCCGCCCATGCGATGTGCCGTATGGGCAGAGATATCGTCGTCTTCGGAGGCAGGGGCATTGACGCCAGGCAAAACGACTTGCACATATACAATACAG ACACAAGAAAATGGCAGATGGACTTAAAAGTTGAAGGGAGACAACCAGAACCCCGCTCATTTCACACAATATCAGCTGTAAACAACCGACTTGTCGTTATTGGAGGGCGTGGTCTGAAGAATCAACACTTCTCAGAAATACATATTTTTGATGCAG ATACGAAACAGTGGCTGCAGCCGTCTGTCAGTGGTGATGTACCTAGTGCAAGGGGACAGCACTCTGCTGTAGTTGCTGGTGACTCTCTTGTCGTGTGCGGAGGATCGGCTAATTTCAGTGACGAGATGATGCAGTGTCATAACCATTTCTCAGACACGTACCTCGTTAAAACAG ctgACGTAATAAAAGGTGGCTGCACTGATAAGAAACCAGACACTCCCGTGCGAAATGGACTTTCTTGA
- the LOC121380066 gene encoding integrator complex subunit 14-like: MPTVIALDVSLSMSRPVLIPDCSEEYERRHLAVNGINSLLDFMTQNCKLEFFSLVVFSYLWDQLVTFTRDFDAIKAALNKIEIFNKTCIESVLTGIKALIADEWSTITPSQIILITDGNAGTGPGSLKHSLERAAKSPDEKFPLPFAFPCILNIVCLANPTDPDLQSSLPLYQKLVELSSFGGEVFVPETVLNMKSVQEMFLRLANRYYAPFYGNLHCGNMNCAVQLYPSPNSCLQNPTGCKPLLSNTLKICGFLDIADVSSPPTISRHLVLPVGTKEKENENEQKASKSDDADGLLDDGRIPAFTVLLHGSLKVESMVALTQVGEDWFGLMYSWADSKKKSNLILALFEQGLDTLTWLGNFDHLASMSEFSESPYGEDDSKTPFPVRPAEKHSYAQSCVVWIKPSGLQADLQKVLRHARKLPDKQQQFYKELNRIRRAALAFGFYELLEAMAAMLERECTMLPGTAHPSAAMQLTHAANALRSDSAKDVTVTVMPLQTNFSTEDG, from the exons ATGCCAACAGTGATTGCTCTGGATGTGTCCCTCTCTATGAGCCGGCCAGTCTTGATTCCAGATTGTTCGGAGGAATATGAACGACGACATTTGGCCGTGAATGGCATCAATTCTCTGCTAGACTTTATGACGCAAAACTGCAAGCTGGAATTCTTTTCattg GTGGTGTTTTCATATCTTTGGGATCAGTTGGTAACATTCACACGGGATTTTGATGCGATCAAGGCTGcgttaaacaaaattgaaatctTCAACAAGACGTGCATTGAGTCGGTGTTGACGGGAATTAAGGCTTTGATTGCTGATGAATGGAGCACCATTACACCCAGTCAG ataattttaataactgaCGGCAATGCTGGAACAGGTCCAGGATCACTCAAACATTCCCTCGAACGCGCAGCAAAATCACCGGACGAGAAATTCCCGCTTCCGTTTGCCTTTCCCTGCATTCTTAACATTGTGTGTCTAGCCAATCCAACTGATCCAGATCTGCAAAGTTCTCTGCCCCTGTATCAGAAACTGGTTGAACTTAGCAGCTTCGGTGGTGAGGTGTTTGTACCCGAAACTGTCCTGAATATGAAGTCGGTGCAAGAAATGTTTCTTCGACTGGCAAACCGATATTATGCGCCGTTTTACGGAAACCTTCATTGTGGTAATATGAACTGTGCTGTCCAGCTGTACCCATCTCCGAACTCCTGTTTACA GAATCCCACAGGTTGTAAGCCACTTCTTTCTAATACATTGAAAATTTGTGGTTTTCTGGATATTGCTGATGTGTCGAGCCCGCCAACTATATCAAGACATCTTGTGTTACCTGTGGGAACAAAGGAGAAAGAAAATG aAAATGAACAAAAAGCTTCCAAGTCTGATGATGCAGATGGCTTGTTGGATGATGGACGTATCCCAGCATTCACTGTTCTCTTGCATGGCAGCCTCAAAGTGGAGAGCATGGTGGCACTCACACAAGTTGG agaAGACTGGTTTGGACTGATGTATTCCTGGGCAGACAGCAAGAAGAAGTCCAATCTGATATTGGCGTTATTTGAACAAG GTCTGGACACGTTGACGTGGCTGGGTAATTTCGACCACTTGGCGTCGATGTCAGAGTTCAGCGAGTCTCCGTACGGAGAGGATGACAGCAAGACTCCGTTTCCTGTGCGTCCCGCCGAGAAACACAGCTACGCTCAGAGCTGTGTCGTCTGGATCAAGCCGTCCGGTCTTCAG GCTGATTTACAGAAGGTGTTGAGACATGCTAGGAAGCTTCCTGACAAACAACAACAGTTTTATAAG GAGCTGAACAGAATCCGACGAGCAGCTCTAGCATTTGGATTCTACGAACTTCTCGAAGCTATGGCTGCCATGTTGGAACGAGAGTGCACCATGTTGCCAGGGACGGCACACCCTAGTGCCGCCATGCAGCTGACGCACGCTGCCAATGCCCTGCGAAGTGACTCGGCTAAAGACGTTACCGTGACTGTGATGCCGCTACAGACAAACTTTAGTACTGAAGATGGATAG